A window of Patagioenas fasciata isolate bPatFas1 chromosome 5, bPatFas1.hap1, whole genome shotgun sequence contains these coding sequences:
- the PGF gene encoding placenta growth factor isoform X5 → MLLVGAFLRLLVAGALGAPPAPAPEARGTASAEPPVLTFREIWNRSFCRPLEQLVDVITEFPNEVEYIFRPSCVSLQRCGGCCGDEGLRCVPVETSMVTMQLLKIKPNGEAPYVEMAFTEHKQCECRPRQDLMRLGRRRSKGRGKRKQDKKRRKDCELCGTPRR, encoded by the exons ATGCTGCTGGTCGGCGCCTTCCTGCGGCTCCTGGTGGCCGGGGCGCTGGGGGCTCCGCCCGCTCCG GCCCCGGAGGCGCGGGGGACCGCCAGCGCGGAGCCGCCCG TCCTGACCTTTCGGGAGATCTGGAATCGTAGTTTCTGCCGGcctctggagcagctggtggatgtCATTACCGAGTTCCCCAACGAGGTGGAGTACATTTTCAGACCCTCCTGCGTCTCCCTGCAGCGctgtgggggctgctgtggggacgAGGGTCTCCGCTGTGTCCCCGTGGAGACAAGCATGGTCACCATGCAG CTCCTGAAGATAAAGCCAAACGGGGAGGCACCCTATGTGGAGATGGCATTCACTGAGCACAAGCAGTGCGAGTGCAG GCCCCGGCAGGACCTGATGAGGTTGGGAAG GAGGAGGTCCAAGGGCCGAGGTAAGAGAAAACAAGACAAGAAGAGACGTAAAGACTGTGAACT ATGTGGCACACCGCGCAGGTAA
- the PGF gene encoding placenta growth factor isoform X3 has protein sequence MGGSGVGAEAARPRRCRCLGWRWPPGQLVPVLGGGTAGSPPMPPAPAPAFPSLQAPEARGTASAEPPVLTFREIWNRSFCRPLEQLVDVITEFPNEVEYIFRPSCVSLQRCGGCCGDEGLRCVPVETSMVTMQLLKIKPNGEAPYVEMAFTEHKQCECRPRQDLMRLGRRRSKGRGKRKQDKKRRKDCEL, from the exons ATGGGCGGGAGCGGGGTCGGAGCAGAGGCAGCACGGCCTCGCCGGTGCCGCTgcctggggtggcggtggccgcCTGGGCAGCTCGTCCCTGTACTTGGTGGGGGCACGGCGGGGAGTCCCCCCATGCCGCCCGCACCAGCGCCCGCCTTTCCCTCCCTGCAGGCCCCGGAGGCGCGGGGGACCGCCAGCGCGGAGCCGCCCG TCCTGACCTTTCGGGAGATCTGGAATCGTAGTTTCTGCCGGcctctggagcagctggtggatgtCATTACCGAGTTCCCCAACGAGGTGGAGTACATTTTCAGACCCTCCTGCGTCTCCCTGCAGCGctgtgggggctgctgtggggacgAGGGTCTCCGCTGTGTCCCCGTGGAGACAAGCATGGTCACCATGCAG CTCCTGAAGATAAAGCCAAACGGGGAGGCACCCTATGTGGAGATGGCATTCACTGAGCACAAGCAGTGCGAGTGCAG GCCCCGGCAGGACCTGATGAGGTTGGGAAG GAGGAGGTCCAAGGGCCGAGGTAAGAGAAAACAAGACAAGAAGAGACGTAAAGACTGTGAACTGTAA
- the PGF gene encoding placenta growth factor isoform X4 yields MARRRRHGGAGGPAAGRHAGGGRAVAAALSESRSGGSGDAAGRRLPAAPGGRGAGGSARSVLTFREIWNRSFCRPLEQLVDVITEFPNEVEYIFRPSCVSLQRCGGCCGDEGLRCVPVETSMVTMQLLKIKPNGEAPYVEMAFTEHKQCECRPRQDLMRLGRRRSKGRGKRKQDKKRRKDCELCGTPRR; encoded by the exons atggcccggcggcggcggcacgGTGGGGCCGGTggcccggcggcggggcggcatgCCGGGGGCGGCCGGGCGGTAGCGGCGGCGCTGAGTGAAAGCCGAAGCGGCGGGAGCGGCGATGCTGCTGGTCGGCGCCTTCCTGCGGCTCCTGGTGGCCGGGGCGCTGGGGGCTCCGCCCGCTCCG TCCTGACCTTTCGGGAGATCTGGAATCGTAGTTTCTGCCGGcctctggagcagctggtggatgtCATTACCGAGTTCCCCAACGAGGTGGAGTACATTTTCAGACCCTCCTGCGTCTCCCTGCAGCGctgtgggggctgctgtggggacgAGGGTCTCCGCTGTGTCCCCGTGGAGACAAGCATGGTCACCATGCAG CTCCTGAAGATAAAGCCAAACGGGGAGGCACCCTATGTGGAGATGGCATTCACTGAGCACAAGCAGTGCGAGTGCAG GCCCCGGCAGGACCTGATGAGGTTGGGAAG GAGGAGGTCCAAGGGCCGAGGTAAGAGAAAACAAGACAAGAAGAGACGTAAAGACTGTGAACT ATGTGGCACACCGCGCAGGTAA
- the PGF gene encoding placenta growth factor isoform X2, translated as MGGSGVGAEAARPRRCRCLGWRWPPGQLVPVLGGGTAGSPPMPPAPAPAFPSLQAPEARGTASAEPPVLTFREIWNRSFCRPLEQLVDVITEFPNEVEYIFRPSCVSLQRCGGCCGDEGLRCVPVETSMVTMQLLKIKPNGEAPYVEMAFTEHKQCECRPRQDLMRLGRRRSKGRDVAHRAGNLRSAPGLAPAAWV; from the exons ATGGGCGGGAGCGGGGTCGGAGCAGAGGCAGCACGGCCTCGCCGGTGCCGCTgcctggggtggcggtggccgcCTGGGCAGCTCGTCCCTGTACTTGGTGGGGGCACGGCGGGGAGTCCCCCCATGCCGCCCGCACCAGCGCCCGCCTTTCCCTCCCTGCAGGCCCCGGAGGCGCGGGGGACCGCCAGCGCGGAGCCGCCCG TCCTGACCTTTCGGGAGATCTGGAATCGTAGTTTCTGCCGGcctctggagcagctggtggatgtCATTACCGAGTTCCCCAACGAGGTGGAGTACATTTTCAGACCCTCCTGCGTCTCCCTGCAGCGctgtgggggctgctgtggggacgAGGGTCTCCGCTGTGTCCCCGTGGAGACAAGCATGGTCACCATGCAG CTCCTGAAGATAAAGCCAAACGGGGAGGCACCCTATGTGGAGATGGCATTCACTGAGCACAAGCAGTGCGAGTGCAG GCCCCGGCAGGACCTGATGAGGTTGGGAAG GAGGAGGTCCAAGGGCCGAG ATGTGGCACACCGCGCAGGTAACCTCCGCTCTGCCCCTGGCCTCGCTCCTGCTGCCTGGGTTTGA
- the PGF gene encoding placenta growth factor isoform X1 yields the protein MGGSGVGAEAARPRRCRCLGWRWPPGQLVPVLGGGTAGSPPMPPAPAPAFPSLQAPEARGTASAEPPVLTFREIWNRSFCRPLEQLVDVITEFPNEVEYIFRPSCVSLQRCGGCCGDEGLRCVPVETSMVTMQLLKIKPNGEAPYVEMAFTEHKQCECRPRQDLMRLGRRRSKGRGKRKQDKKRRKDCELCGTPRR from the exons ATGGGCGGGAGCGGGGTCGGAGCAGAGGCAGCACGGCCTCGCCGGTGCCGCTgcctggggtggcggtggccgcCTGGGCAGCTCGTCCCTGTACTTGGTGGGGGCACGGCGGGGAGTCCCCCCATGCCGCCCGCACCAGCGCCCGCCTTTCCCTCCCTGCAGGCCCCGGAGGCGCGGGGGACCGCCAGCGCGGAGCCGCCCG TCCTGACCTTTCGGGAGATCTGGAATCGTAGTTTCTGCCGGcctctggagcagctggtggatgtCATTACCGAGTTCCCCAACGAGGTGGAGTACATTTTCAGACCCTCCTGCGTCTCCCTGCAGCGctgtgggggctgctgtggggacgAGGGTCTCCGCTGTGTCCCCGTGGAGACAAGCATGGTCACCATGCAG CTCCTGAAGATAAAGCCAAACGGGGAGGCACCCTATGTGGAGATGGCATTCACTGAGCACAAGCAGTGCGAGTGCAG GCCCCGGCAGGACCTGATGAGGTTGGGAAG GAGGAGGTCCAAGGGCCGAGGTAAGAGAAAACAAGACAAGAAGAGACGTAAAGACTGTGAACT ATGTGGCACACCGCGCAGGTAA